TGTATCCAGAAAACAAAAAAGCAATAGATTATAAAGAATCTATTAATAACCTATTGAGAAATAATTCTATCGGAATTAATTATAGTGTAGATATTTATGATAAGAACGATAGAGATGCGATGCATTATACTACAGTTCAATATGCAAGACAAACAAAATACGGAAGTATTACTGCCAAATTAAATTATTCAAACCGATTTAAGACAGATAATTATTTATATGAATTAGATTTATATCCAAGGATAAAAGAAGGTATGTACGCTTATTTAAGTGCAGGTTTTTCTAATAGTCCTTTAAACCCTAGTTTTAGGTATGGAGCAGAATTGTATACATCTTTGCCTAAAAGTTTTGAGGCTTCTTTGGGTATTAGAGGTATAAAATTTTCTTCAACAACAATTATATACACAGGTTCTATTGGTTGGTATACAGGTAATAGTTATTGGGTTTTTAGACCTTATATTACTCCAGGTAATCCAGGTACAAGTAAATCAGGTAGCATAGAGTATAGAAAATATAGAACTGACGCTGATAACTATTTTACTATTGCTATTGGTTTTGGAGTTTCTCCAGAATTAGATCGTTTTGTTGCGGATTTAGATCAGGAAACCATTTTTCAATTAGATTCTCAAAAATTAAATTTAGGATATTTCTTTTCTTCTAAAAATAAAAAAAATGCTTGGGGATTAAGAGCAAGTGTTTTTAGAGAAGAGAAACCATTTTCGAAAGGAGATTATTTCTTGTATACTTCTTTAGGAGTTTCTTATCATTTAAGATTTAAGTAATTTTATTTTTTAAAAATTCTATGTTCTGATTTTTTGGTATCAAATGAATAATTTTCTTTTGATAAGGATACGAATTCGTATATTCAGTTTTTTTAATCAGATACTCTTAAAAACAAATAAAAATGATGTCTAAAATGACTAAAGAAGCTTCCCAAACAAAGAAAAGTACACTTGTACCCATAATTATAATAGCAGGTTTGTTCTTTATTTTTGGGTTTGTAACTTGGATTAATGGTGCATTAATTCCGTTTATGAAAACCATAAACGAACTTACAGATGCTCAGTCTTATTTAGTAGCATCAGCATCTTATATTTCTTTTGTTGTAATGGCATTACCGGCTTCTTACATTATAAATAAAATTGGATACAAGAAAGGAATGTCTTTAGGGTTAATCGTAATGGCAATTGGTGCTTTGTTATTTATACCAGCAGCAGAAGCAAGAACGTATTGGATGTTTTTAACAGCCATTTTTATTCAAGGAATAGGTATGACTTTGTTGCAAACAGCGTCTAATCCTTACATTACTATTTTAGGTCCTATGGAAAGCGCAGCAAAACGTATTGCAATTATGGGAATTGCAAATAAAGTAGCCGGCGGACTTGGGTCTGTTATTTTTGGAGCTATTTTATTATCAGGAATAAAAGGAATTAAAGAACAATTAAATGTTGTTGGTGAAGCAGAAAAAGCAAATTTATTAAATACAATGGCAGACAGTGTTGTTACGCCTTATATTATAATGGCTATTGTTTTATTCTTGTTAGGTATTTTAATCAGAAAAGCGCCTTTGCCACATGTTGAAGCACAACCGATAGAAGTATCCAAATCTGGAGAAAAAACAAAAACAAGTATCTTTCAGTTTCCACATTTGTGGTTAGGTGTTTTAGCGTTGTTTTTATATGTAGGTGTTGAGGTTGTTGCGGGAGATACCATTATCTCTTATGGAATCTCTTTAGATATTCCTGTAGAAGAAGCTAAGTTTTTCACATTGTTTACATTAATGGCAATGGTGGCTACGTATGCTTTAGGTGTATTTTTAATTCCTAAATATATAAGTCAGTCTTTAGCTTTAAAAGCAAGTGCTATCTTAGGAATTTTACTCTCATTTTGTATTGTATTCACAACCGGTTTTACATCTGTGCTTTTTGTAGCAGCCTTAGGAATTGCAAATGCATTAGTTTGGCCAGCAATTTGGCCTTTGGCTTTAACGGGTTTAGGGAAGTTTACAGAAAGAGCATCTGCTTTATTGATTATGGCTATTTCAGGTGGAGCAATTATCCCTCCATTATATGGTTATTTAGTCGATAGTAAAAAAGAAGAATTAATTTCAACTGGAATAAATGAAGTGAATGCTTTGGCAGAAGCGTCTTCTTTTGGATATTGGATTTTGTTACCTTGTTATATCATTATTCTTTATTATGCTTTCTGGGGGCATAAAAAAGGTTTGTAAAAAACGAGTTGTGTGCAATTTAAAAAATGACCGAAACCATTTCAAATAACGAAAAATCACTTAACATTCTGAATAAATTAATTCTGAATGGATTTTATGATGGAAATATAAGTGCGAAAAAGATTGAACTAAATAGAAAAAAAGGTTTATTCAATTCAGGAGGCATCCATAGAATAATTGGAGTTTTGAATAATAAAAATAAGTTTGAATTAAATTTAGACTTTAAATTCCCAATGAATATTATTTTAAAAGTTGCAATCGGAATCGGAATTATTTTCTCAATAGCAACATTGGTAAATGGAAATTGGTTTTTAATTATACCTTTTTTTAATGTTCCTTTTCTAATAATATTTATTGATTTTAAACTAAAAAAGAAAAAGGAAATTAAAATCCTTACTTCAAAGTTTTTGGAATTATATAAATCGGAATATGAAATGGAATAAAAAAACTACACGTAACAACGTATGAAAAACACTTAATTTTAGCCTAACCAAAAGTTGTTTCCTTTTTAATGACTGCTATTTTTCTGAGAAAATCGCTGTTCACAAAAACCAAAAGTTTCAATACATAAATACATTATGTGGATAAATAGAATCTTAAATAATTGCTTTTATCATTCTATCATTTCCAAATAAATCTTTTTTAAGTTCAAGATTGCTAAACCCTTTTTGTTTTAACATTTCAACAGTTTCTTTACCTAAGTATTGATTGATTTCAAAAAATAAGATTCCGTCTTTTGTAAGATGGTTTTTCGCTAAATCAGCAATTTTAGCATAAAAAATTAACGGATTATCATCATCCACAAACAAAGCCAAATGAGGTTCGTTTTCTAAAACATTGTTGTTTATTTCAACCTTTTCTAACTCTCTTACATACGGAGGATTAGAAACGATGATGTTATATTGTTGAGGTAGTTCTTCAGTTTGTAGAATATCCATTTCTAAAAATGAGAGATCAACATTATTTAAAATTGCGTTTTGTTTCGCCTTTTTTAAAGCTTCAGAAGAAACATCAATAGCAGAGATTTTTACATCTTTTAAATTTTTAGCCAAAGAAATTGGTATGCAACCAGTTCCTGTTCCGATATCAAGAATTGATAACTTTGCAACTTTGCAACTTTGTGACTCTGCAACTTCTTTTAAAACCCATTCTACTAACTCTTCCGTTTCTGGTCTTGGAATTAGTGTGTTTTCATTCACTATAAAAGGCAATCCATAAAACTCCGTTTTCCCTAAAATATACTGAATAGGTTCTTCTTTTTTTAATCTAATAATGATCTCTTTTAATTCTGATAAAATTTCATCAGCAATTAAAAAGTCTGGTTTCATTACAGTATCAACTCTTTGTAGGTTGAGTTTTTCTTCTATCAACAAAAAAAAGAAAGTATCTATTTCTGTCTTCGGATAAATTTCTGAAAGTGTATCGGTAAAGTAAACTCTAAATTCTTTTAATATCATAATTTTTTTAGCATCCAAACATTACAAGAATAGTGTCCTGTATTTCCAATTGGTTTATCAAGATTTATAAAACCATTCTTTTTATACAATGCTCTCGCTGCATTCATATAAGGCATCGTTTCTAAATAACAATGTGTATAACCTATAGATTTTGCTTTTTCTAAGCAAGTTTCTATCAATTTAGAACCCAAACCTTTTCCTCTGGTTATTGGCAAAAAGTACATTTTCTGAAGCTCACACGTTTTACCTTCAAAATTATCTAATTGAGCAATTCCTACTCCGCCAACAACTTTGTTTTGATGTTCTACCACATAATAAAATGATGTTGGTTTGTCAAAATTTTCAAACATTTTATCAGTAGCAGCATCCTCATAAGCTGTTCCTATTTTTGGAGCACCCATCTCTAAAAGAACTTCTCTAATTACAATAGCCATTTGTGCATTGTCTTTAGACTGAATTTCTCTAATGATAAAATCTTGACTTGTCATATAATACTGTATTTTTGCATGAGCAATTTACTTAATTTTTTAATTATTCTAGATGAAAAATCTTTTATATTTTACGCTATTAATTTTACTAATTTCTAGCTGTTCTGTTAATAAACAACCGACTTTTATAAAAGTTGATAACATAAAAGTATCTTCTTTTAGTGGAGACACAATACGTTTAAAAGCGGAAGCTTTTTTTACAAACCCAAATGATGTTGGTGGTAAAATTTCTACTGATGAAATTAAGGTAATTGTAAATGGAGCTGAGGTTGCACATGTTTCTTCAGAAGAATTTAAAGTGCCTGCAAGAGAAGATTTTACAATTCCTTTAGTTGTGGTAATTCCTGCAAAAAAAGTATTTGAAAATAACAAAAACGGAATTTTAGGAGGTTTACTAAATTCATTTTTAAATAAATCGATTAAAGTGCAATTTAAGGGAGATATTAAATATAAGGTTTTTGGGTATTCTAGTGTGTATCCTGTGGATCAAATTCAGGAAATTAAATTTTAATTCTTAGTTATCAGTCACGAAATTTACATAAAACGCTGCTTACAAATCGCTAAAAACGGAATTGGTTCTGCACGACCAAATCCTTCTGTTGGTGCAGTTGTTGTTTATAATAATAAAATTATTGGTGAAGGTTTTACTTCAATTTACGGAGGAAATCATGCAGAGGTAAATGCAATCAATTCTGTAAAAGATACATCGCTTTTAAAAGAAGCTACAATTTATGTTACGTTAGAACCTTGTTCTCATTTTGGGAAAACGCCTCCTTGTGCAGATTTAATTGTAAAACATCAATTGAAGACTGTAGTTATTGGTTGTGTAGATTCTAATAGTTTGGTTGCTGGTAAAGGAATTGAAAGATTAGAAAATTCAGGAATTAATGTAATTGTTGGCGTTTTAGAAGAAGAATGTAGAGAACATCACAAACGTTTTTTTACTGTTCAGGATAAAAAAAGACCTTATATTATTTTAAAATGGGCAGAAACTAAAGACGGATTTATTGCTCCATTAACAAAAGATGAACAGAAACCTGTTTGGATTTCTAATCAATATTCTCAACAACTAGTTCATAAATGGCGAAGTGAGGAGCATGCAATTTTAGTGGGAACAAATACTGTTATTGCAGACAATCCTAAATTAAATGTTAGAAGTTGGTCTGGGCAAAACCCAGTAAGAATTGTCTTAGATAAAAGTTTAAGAACAAATAAAGATCTCGCTGTTTTTGATGGAAGTGTAAGAACGATTTTTATTACAGAAAAAGTAGATGAAAGTCAAGAATCAAAAGGAAATCTAATTTTTGAAACAATAGATTTCTCTAAAAACATAGGGATTCAGATTTGTGAAGTATTACAGAAACACCAAATTCAATCTGTAATTATTGAAGGAGGATTGCAAACTTTACAGACTTTTATCAACGAAAATTTATGGGATGAAGCCCGAGTTTTTGTTGGCGAAACTGAATTTAAAGAAGGAGTAAAGGCTCCGAATTTTAATAAAGGATTTAAAGAAAAAATAAACATCACTACAGATGTTTTAAAAATATATACAAATGATTAAAAACATCATTTTCGATTTTGGCGATATTTTTATCAACCTAGATAAAAAAGCAACTTTTAATGAACTAGAAAAATTAGGAATTACTGAAATTTCTGATGAAATGATGGCAGTTGCTCATCAATATGAAAGAGGATTAATTTCTACGGATAAATTTATAGAATTCTTCAAGGAGAAGTTTAAAGTAGTTAAAGAAGACTTGGTTTTTGCTTGGAATTCTATATTGTTAGATTTTCCTTTAAGAAGATTAGACTTTTTAAAAGAACTAGCTAAAAGTAAAAAGTACAGACTGTTTCTGTTGAGTAACACAAATGATTTGCATATTTCTTCTGTGAAAAATAGTTTAGGAACTGAATTTTATAACGAATTTAAAAATTGTTTTGAGCAGTTTTATTTATCACATGAAATAAATTTTAAAAAACCAGATGCTGTCATTTATGAGTTTGTCTTAAATGAAAACAATTTAATTTCTGAAGAAACTTTATTTGTAGATGATTTGAAAGAAAATACTGATGCAGCAAATACATTAGGAATTCATACTTGGAATTTAATTCCTGGTCAAGAAGATGTTACTGAGTTATTCACTAAAAAACATGTATAAGGTTTGATCTATTTATTATTAAGTATTCTTTTTGCAACGTCATTATTTGTAATTTTTAAATATTTTGGTATTTATAAAGTTGATACTTTAAAAGCAATTATTGTTAATTACTTGGTAGCTTTTGCTCTAGGTTTTGGTTTAGCAGAAAGAAGTATCCCATTTGCAGAAATACCAAGTCAGCCTTGGTTTTTTGGGTCTTTAATTTTAGGAGCATTATTCGTTTCTATTTTCTTTGTAATGGCTTTAACTGCTCAGAAAAACGGAGTTTCAGTTGCTTCAGTTGCAGGTAAGATGTCTGTAGTTGTGCCTATTTTATTCGGAATTTTCTTGTACAATGAATCTGTTACTGTATTAAAGGTTATTGGTATTATTATCGCTTTAGTCGCGGTTTACTTAGCATCGGTAAAAGAAGAAAAAAACAAAGTGGAAGGAGCAAGTATTTTGTTTCCTATTTTACTTTTCTTAGGATCTGGTACTATTGATACAACATTAAAATATATTCAAGTAAATTATGTTCCCAAAGGAGATGTTTCTATTTTTTCTGGAAGCTTGTTTGGAATAGCAGCATTATTTGGAGTCTTGATTTTAATAATTAAATTGATTAAAAAACGAGAAGCTTTTGGTTTAAAAAATATAATTGCAGGTATTGTTTTAGGGATTCCTAATTATTTTTCGATTGTATTTTTAATAAAAGCTTTACAAACAGATGGTTTCGAAAGTTCGGTATTATTTACCATTAATAATGTAGGTGTTGTTGTTGTTTCCACTTTAGTAGGATTGATTCTTTTTAAGGAGAAATTTAGTTTAAAAAACAAAATTGGAGTTGCTTTGGCAATTATTGGTATTTTATTAGTCACTTTTGCTTAAAATAGAGTTTCAAATTTGATGACTTTAACGTAAACCTATGTTTTTTTATGTGTCTATGTGGTCAAAAATTTAATTTTCACTTTAAATATAATGGAAGACATTTATAAGACAATTTTAATTCCTTCAGAGGAAACCCTTTTTAAAGAAAAAGGAAGTAAGTTTTTTGGATATGCTTTTCCTGTTTTAACAGAAGATGATGTTAAAGAACGTTTAGAAGAATTAAGAAAGAAACATCATTCTGCTCGTCATTTTTGTTATGCGTATCAAATTGGAATCGAAAAAATTAAATTTAGAGCGAATGATGATGGTGAACCAAATAATTCTGCAGGTTTGCCAATTTATGGTCAAATACAATCTTTTGAAGTTACCAATGTTTTAATCGTTTCTGTTCGCTATTTTGGAGGAACAAAACTTGGTGTTGGAGGTTTAATCTCTGCATATAAAACTTCTGCTCAATTAGCTTTACAAGCTTCAGATATTTTAGAGAAAACGATAAATATCGATTATAGGTTAACTTTTAATTACGATTTAATGAACGCTGTAATGAGAGTTGTAAAGGAGAAAAACCTAAATATTATTGCTCAAAAATTAGAAATGGATTGTCAGTATACAATTTCTGTAAGGAAAAAAGAGGCCGATTCAATTTTTACTATTTTTGATAACTTGTATAAAGTTGATATTAAAGTGTTAGATTAAATTGGAAAGATGTTATACGTAAAATTCAAAATTCAAGAAGCCGAAAAGTTTAATGATTTTAAAAAACTGTACAAGCATTTAGTTGATGTAAGACAGCCAAATTTTGATTTTGAAGATGAGGTTCCTGATTTTGATTGGGATACTATGAATGAAAGTGATGTAGAAGAGGCACTAAAAAAAATAGATGAATCTTTAGATGATGAAGCACTTGCATTAAAGCGATATAAAAAAGTGATTCCGAATTATGCAACCTCAGTTTTTAAAAAATATTTTCAAATTGATAATGATAAATTAGGGAATCTTGGTATTCAGGAAGTTTTGTCAATCTTTAATTATTTAGAGTTTGGTTTCGAGGTTGATTTTAATAATTTAGAATTATTAAAAGATGACAATGGAATTGTACAATTTTCTACAGGCAATTTTCCTTTTGGAGGATTAGAACGTTTTTTTGTAACGCTAAAAGCTTTTAATATAATTCCTGCAGAATGTTTTGACGGTTTTTCTGTAAATGAAATTAACTGGGATTCTGAATTTTCATATGATTTTATTGAATTAGAAAAAGAAACAGAAGTCTACATTAATAAATTAAAAGCTTAAAAAAAGAGGGTATTATTAATTAAAACCCCAAACTTTCTAATAAATGATCTGGACATCGTGTTGGTTTCATTGTTTTACTGTTCATAAAAGCTAAAACAGAACTTCCAGTACAAATCAACTCGTTATTTTGATTTGTAATTTCATAATCGAATTCAATCTTCACCATTGGCTTTTTTTTGAGAAAAGTTTTTATGGTTAAAACGTCATCATACAATGCAGATTTTATAAATTTAAAGTTTATAGAAATTACAGGAAGCATTATGCCGCTGATTTCCATGTCTTTGTAGGTAACACCTAAAGAACGTAGCCATTCTGTACGTCCTAGCTCAAAAAATTGAGCATAATTTCCATGATAGACAACGCCCATTTGATCGGTTTCTGAATATCGTATTCTAGTTTTTGTTGATGAATTTTTCAATAGTAGTGAACAATTAGATTTATGGTATTTTACGTAAAAAATAATTAATAATCAATAGCAAATTCATTTTTTTATACTGAATTTTATTCACATTTTTGTATAACATTAGAAAAGGCACATAGAACACCTTTTTTAACCTAATTATTAACTTAAGAAATTCACCAAAATTAAATGACTATAACTGCTGATTCAGTTTGGAATGAATGTTTGACCTTTATAAAGGATAACATTAAACCACAAGCCTACAAGACTTGGTTCGAGCCAATAAAGCCCGTAAAACTTTCAGGAGAAGCATTAACAATTCAGGTGCCCAGTAAATTTTTTTATGAATGGTTAGAAGAACACTACATTAAATTATTACGTGTTGCATTAGTAAGACAGTTAGGTAATGACGCTAAATTGATTTACGATGTAAAAATGGAAAACAATTATAGCAGTAACAGACCGCAAATTGTTAAAATTCCAAGTTCTAACAGAGATCCTTTAAAACCACAAAGGGTTACAGTTCCTTTAGAGTCTAATAAAAGAGAATTAAGAAACCCATTTGTAATTCCAGGATTACAAAAAGTTAAGATTGAATCTCAATTAAATCCTAATTACAGTTTTGCGAATTTTATAGAAGGAGATTCGAATAGGTTAGCACGTTCTGCAGGTATGGCAGTAGCAAATAAACCAGGAGGAACATCTTTTAATCCATTATTAATTTATGGTGGAGTAGGTTTAGGAAAGACACATTTATCACACGCAATTGGTGTTGATATAAAAGACAAATATCCAGACAAAACAGTTTTATATATTTCTTCGGAAAAATTTACACAACAGTTTATAGATTCAGTAAAATCGAATACAAGAAACGATTTCATTCATTTTTATCAAATGATTGATGTGTTAATTATTGATGATGTGCAATTCTTATCTGGTAAAGCAGGTACACAAGATGTATTCTTCCATATTTTTAACCATTTACATCAAAATGGAAAACAGGTAATTTTAACTTCGGATAAAGCGCCTGTAGATATGCAAGATATTGAACAACGTTTATTATCTCGTTTTAAATGGGGATTATCTGCTGAATTACAAGCACCAGATTACGAAACTAGAATTTCTATCTTACAAAATAAATTGTATAGAGATGGTGTTGAGATGCCGGAAGAAATTGTAGAGTATATTGCTAAGAACATAAAATCTAATGTTAGAGAATTAGAAGGTGTTATCATTTCTATGATTGCTCAAGCTTCTTTTAATAGAAGAGAATTCTCAATTGAATTAGCAAAACAGATTGTAGATAAGTTTGTAAAGAATACTAAGAAAGAAGTTTCTATAGATTACATTCAGAAAGAAGTATCTAAGTATTTTGATATGGATGTAGCAACTTTACAATCTAAAACTCGTAAGCGTCATATTGTACAAGCAAGACAATTAGCTATGTTTTTTGCGAAAAGATTAACAAAAACTTCTTTAGCAAGTATTGGTAATCAAATTGGGCAAAGAGATCATGCAACTGTATTACACGCTTGTAAAACTGTAGACAACTTAACAGAAACAGATAAGCAATTTAGAAAATACGTAGACGATTTAACAAAAAAGTTGACTTTCTAAAAATACAATTTCAGAAATTTTATTGAATTGCATTTTTCGTGTAAACGAGAATCTAAATTATAGTTAGTTTTAAAACTTTCTATTTAATATCACTTAATCTTTTTTAAGCGAGAAATAGTTTCTTATTTTTAACAAAAATTATTTTTATGCAGAAAGTATTGATGGTGTGTTTAGGAAACATTTGTCGTTCTTCATTAGCTGAAGGAATTTTACAATCTAAAGTGAATTCTGATGCCGTTTTTGTAGATTCAGCAGGAACTGCTAATTACCATATTGGTAAAACACCTTATGAACTTTCAGTTGACGTTGCTGCTAAGTATGGATTAGATATCAGTAATCAGATCGCTAGACAATTTGTTGTTAAAGATTTTGATGAGTTTGATTTTATTTATGCGATGGATGAAAGTAATTATGAAAATATACTTTCGTTAGCAAGAAGTGAAAAAGATACTCAGAAAGTGAGTATGATTTTAAAAGAAACACATCCTACAGAAAACTTAAGTGTTCCAGATCCATATTATGGAGGAATTGACGGTTTTGAGAATGTATATAAAATGTTAGATGAGGCTTGTGAACTCATCGCTAAAAAAATATAAAAAATGATTGGTAAACTCTATTTAATCCCCACAACTTTAGGTGAAACTGAACCTTTAGAAGTAATGCCTTTATCAGTAAAAAAAGTAGTTGAAGAAATTGATTATTATATTGTTGAAAATGAAAAATCAGCAAGAAAATTTATTAAGAAAATTTCACCAAAAAAATCACAACCTTCATTGCAGTTAATGTTGTTAGATAAATATGCAGAAGAAATTGAAACTTCAAAATATTTAGATATTTGTAAAGAAGGAGTTAATGTTGGTTTGCTTTCTGAAGCAGGAGTTCCTGCAATTGCAGATCCTGGAGCAAGTATTGTTAAACTAGCACACGAAAATAATATTAGAGTGATTCCTTTAGTTGGCCCAAGTTCTATTATCATGGCAATGATGAGTTCTGGTATGAATGGACAAAATTTTGCATTTAACGGGTATTTACCAATTGATAAATCCGATAGAAAAAAAACGATTAAAGATTTAGAGAAATTATCAAAAGATAAAAACCAATCTCAAATTTTTATTGAAACGCCATATCGAAATGAAAAAATGTTTGCAGATTTAAAAGCTGCATTAGCACCAACAACTAATTTATGTATTGCTGCGGATATAACGTTGCCAACAGAATATATTAAAACAATGATGGTGAAAGATTGGAAACATCAACAACCAGATTTACATAAAAAACCTGCTATTTTTATAATTCATAAATAGAACGATTTTATTTATCAAAGTATAGAAAACTATAAAACGCCTTATTTATTCTGATATTAGAATAAGTAAGGCGTTTTACTATTTTTAATAAAGGATGTAATTCCGTTTAAATGGTAGCGTTTCTATCAGCTTCTATATTAGAAACATCATAACCACCAAACTTCTTTAAATAAGATTGAATTGAAGCTCCATAAGCATCAGAAAAACGAATTGAACCATTACTTCTTAAGAACTTCTTCACGTTTCCTGCGCCACTTAAATGAGCCGCAGCTAAAATTCCTGATTCCGTAATTTTAATTCCGTTTATAGTTTTACCTACAGAACGTAAAATATCTTTTCTTAAAATCCATTTATTTACTTTACATAAAGCTACAAATGCTTTTTCTTGTAATTCAGGATTTCTTAAAAAGGCTTGCGTATTGTAAATATTAAATCTGTGTAAAGTTGTTCTTCCAAATTGGTATTTTCCTAAATAACCTAATGTGTTTACAACAGTATA
The window above is part of the Polaribacter sp. SA4-12 genome. Proteins encoded here:
- the dnaA gene encoding chromosomal replication initiator protein DnaA — encoded protein: MTITADSVWNECLTFIKDNIKPQAYKTWFEPIKPVKLSGEALTIQVPSKFFYEWLEEHYIKLLRVALVRQLGNDAKLIYDVKMENNYSSNRPQIVKIPSSNRDPLKPQRVTVPLESNKRELRNPFVIPGLQKVKIESQLNPNYSFANFIEGDSNRLARSAGMAVANKPGGTSFNPLLIYGGVGLGKTHLSHAIGVDIKDKYPDKTVLYISSEKFTQQFIDSVKSNTRNDFIHFYQMIDVLIIDDVQFLSGKAGTQDVFFHIFNHLHQNGKQVILTSDKAPVDMQDIEQRLLSRFKWGLSAELQAPDYETRISILQNKLYRDGVEMPEEIVEYIAKNIKSNVRELEGVIISMIAQASFNRREFSIELAKQIVDKFVKNTKKEVSIDYIQKEVSKYFDMDVATLQSKTRKRHIVQARQLAMFFAKRLTKTSLASIGNQIGQRDHATVLHACKTVDNLTETDKQFRKYVDDLTKKLTF
- a CDS encoding low molecular weight protein-tyrosine-phosphatase, coding for MQKVLMVCLGNICRSSLAEGILQSKVNSDAVFVDSAGTANYHIGKTPYELSVDVAAKYGLDISNQIARQFVVKDFDEFDFIYAMDESNYENILSLARSEKDTQKVSMILKETHPTENLSVPDPYYGGIDGFENVYKMLDEACELIAKKI
- a CDS encoding SAM-dependent methyltransferase is translated as MIGKLYLIPTTLGETEPLEVMPLSVKKVVEEIDYYIVENEKSARKFIKKISPKKSQPSLQLMLLDKYAEEIETSKYLDICKEGVNVGLLSEAGVPAIADPGASIVKLAHENNIRVIPLVGPSSIIMAMMSSGMNGQNFAFNGYLPIDKSDRKKTIKDLEKLSKDKNQSQIFIETPYRNEKMFADLKAALAPTTNLCIAADITLPTEYIKTMMVKDWKHQQPDLHKKPAIFIIHK
- a CDS encoding peptidoglycan-binding protein LysM; the protein is MNATTIDKKIGTNNKVTFPKFIDYNIPYLQKNFVGFKEALAFKESQGKYTVVNTLGYLGKYQFGRTTLHRFNIYNTQAFLRNPELQEKAFVALCKVNKWILRKDILRSVGKTINGIKITESGILAAAHLSGAGNVKKFLRSNGSIRFSDAYGASIQSYLKKFGGYDVSNIEADRNATI